A single genomic interval of Rhea pennata isolate bPtePen1 chromosome 5, bPtePen1.pri, whole genome shotgun sequence harbors:
- the TRAPPC6B gene encoding trafficking protein particle complex subunit 6B — protein sequence MADEAVFLLLHNEMVAGLYRAAEQGEGENGRCIAKLENMGFRVGQGLIERFTKDTARFKDELDIMKFICKDFWTTVFKKQIDNLRTNHQGIYVLQDNKFRLLTQMSAGKQYLEHAPKYLAFTCGLIRGGLSNLGIKSIVTAEVSTMPACKFQVMIQKM from the exons ATGGCGGACGAGGCGgtgttcctgctgctgcacaACGAGATGGTGGCGGGGCTCTACCGCGCCGCCGAGCAGGGCGAAGGG GAGAACGGCCGCTGCATCGCCAAGCTGGAGAACATGGGCTTCcgcgtggggcaggggctcatcGAGAG GTTTACAAAAGATACTGCCAGGTTCAAGGATGAATTAGATATTATGAAATTCATCTGCAAGGACTTTTGGACAACTGtattcaaaaaacaaatagatAATCTCAGGACTAATCATCAG ggtATTTATGTACTTCAAGACAATAAATTTCGGCTCTTGACACAAATGTCTGCAGGAAAGCAGTATTTAGAACACGCACCAAAG TATTTAGCATTTACCTGTGGACTAATCAGAGGGGGCCTGTCCAATTTGGGAATAAAGAGCATTGTAACGGCTGAAGTTTCGACGATGCCTGCAT gtAAATTTCAGGTGATGATACAGAAGATGTAG
- the GEMIN2 gene encoding gem-associated protein 2, translating into MEPAVEELMPRLLPVGDCDLAEDFDPTVPPRTPQEYLRRVQIEAARCPDVVVAQIDPKKLRKKQTVNISISGCQPAPEGYSPTLRWQQQQVANFSAVRQSLNKHRNHWRSQHLDSNVTMPKSEDEEGWKKFCLGERLYSEIDTLSDNENLGIDYLKMGFPPLLSIVSRMNQATVTSVLEYLINWFGEKKFTPELGRWLYALLACLEKPLLPEAHSLIRQLARRCSEVRVLEENKNEEQVSALNLMICLVSRYFDQRDLADEPS; encoded by the exons ATGGAGCCCGCTGTGGAGGAGCTGATGCCGCGGCTGCTGCCCGTGGGCGACTGCGACCTGGCCGAGGACTTCGACCCCACGGTGCCTCCCCGGACGCCCCAGGAGTACCTGCGGCGCGTCCA GATCGAAGCAGCTCGATGCCCAGATGTGGTGGTGGCACAGATAGACCCCaaaaaattgagaaagaaacagacagTAAACATTTCC ATTTCTGGGTGTCAGCCTGCTCCTGAAGGATACTCTCCAACTCTCAGGTGGCAACAGCAGCAAGTGGCCAATTTCTCAGCTGTTCGTCAG AGTCTGAACAAGCACAGAAATCACTGGCGGTCACAACATTTGGACAGCAATGTTACTATG CCAAAATCAGAGGAtgaagaaggctggaaaaagTTTTGCCTGGGTGAAAGATTATACTCAGAAATAGATACACTATCTGATAATGAAAATCTAGGAATCGATTACCTAAAG ATGGGTTTTCCTCCTTTGCTAAGTATTGTAAGCAGAATGAATCAG GCAACAGTAACCAGTGTCTTGGAATACCTGATAAACTggtttggagagaaaaaatttACTCCAGAACTG GGTAGATGGCTTTATGCACTGTTGGCATGCCTTGAAAAACCTTTGCTACCTGAAGCACATTCTCTTATTCGACAACTGGCAAGACGATGCTCTGAAGTCAGAGTACTGGAA gagAACAAGAATGAAGAACAAGTATCAGCTTTGAATTTGATGATCTGCTTAGTTAGCAG GTACTTCGATCAACGCGATTTGGCTGATGAGCCCTCCTAG